The Pseudoliparis swirei isolate HS2019 ecotype Mariana Trench chromosome 1, NWPU_hadal_v1, whole genome shotgun sequence genome has a window encoding:
- the snapin gene encoding SNARE-associated protein Snapin, which produces MATAAVAATSSGKDAVAEGLLDLMTPAIQQLDLHVHSVRESQVELREHIDNLATELCRINEHQKVALDLDPYVKKLLNARRRVVLVNNILQNAQERLRRLNHNVAKETARRKTMLEASGAFASRSPSKP; this is translated from the exons ATGGCGACAGCGGCTGTAGCGGCGACTTCCTCCGGTAAAGATGCGGTGGCCGAGGGGCTGCTGGACCTCATGACACCGGCTATCCAGCAGCTCGACCTGCATGTGCACTCAGTCAG AGAAAGCCAGGTAGAATTAAGAGAACATATAGACAATCTGGCCACAG AGTTGTGCCGGATTAATGAACACCAGAAGGTGGCTCTGGACCTGGACCCGTACGTGAAGAAGCTGCTGAATGCCAGGCGCAGAGTAGTGCTCGTGAACAACATCCTGCAGAACGCCCAG GAGCGTCTGAGACGACTCAACCACAACGTGGCCAAGGAGACGGCTCGACGGAAGACCATGCTGGAGGCTTCCGGAGCGTTCGCCTCGCGCTCCCCCAGCAAACCCTGA
- the chtopa gene encoding chromatin target of PRMT1a isoform X3, translating into MLKNNQPTAVSMRATMQQQHLASARNRRLAQQMENRPSVQAALSHKQSLKQRLGKSNIQARLGRPVGALMRGGAVLGRGGMRGMSRGSLRGRARGGVMRGALSLRAKRVSSTGGPMRGRASAGRLAMRRGGRQRGAPPGRGGALTRGVVRGGVARGRGGLRGRGGFAGRGGRGRGRGVGQQGVTREQLDNQLDAYMSKTKGHLDAELDAYMAQADPDCME; encoded by the exons ATGCTGAAGAACAATCAGCCCACCGCGGTAAGCATGCGGGCCACCATGCAACAGCAGCATCTGGCCAGTGCTCGCAACCGCCGGTTGGCCCAGCAGATGGAGAACCGGCCCTCGGTGCAGGCGGCGCTGAGTCACAAGCAG AGCCTGAAGCAGCGCCTGGGGAAGAGCAACATCCAGGCCAGGCTGGGCCGGCCTGTCGGGGCTCTGATGCGTGGAGGAGCTGTTCTAGGTCGGGGGGGAATGCGAGGAATGAGCCGGGGCAGCCTCCGAGGACGAGCCCGGGGAGGAGTGATGAGGGGAGCCCTGTCCCTGAGAG CGAAGCGAGTGTCCTCTACGGGCGGGCCCATGCGAGGTCGCGCCTCTGCTGGCCGCCTGGCCATGCGTAGAGGAGGCCGCCAGCGCGGAGCACCTCCTGGCAGAGGAGGAGCTCTGACCAGAGGAGTCGTACGAGGAGGAGTAGCCAGAG GCCGCGGTGGACTGCGTGGGCGCGGCGGTTTTGCCGGGCGCGGCGGCCGCGGACGAGGCCGAGGTGTTGGCCAACAAGGCGTGACCCGAGAACAACTGGACAACCAGCTGGACGCCTACATGTCGAAGACCAAAGGTCACCTGGACGCCGAGCTGGACGCGTACATGGCCCAGGCCGACCCGGACTGCATGGAGTGA
- the chtopa gene encoding chromatin target of PRMT1a isoform X1, whose product MILCGFIHSVRTLLAVEPGFLFCVSPVPLFYFLPLLPSRLPSFTNMLKNNQPTAVSMRATMQQQHLASARNRRLAQQMENRPSVQAALSHKQSLKQRLGKSNIQARLGRPVGALMRGGAVLGRGGMRGMSRGSLRGRARGGVMRGALSLRAKRVSSTGGPMRGRASAGRLAMRRGGRQRGAPPGRGGALTRGVVRGGVARGRGGLRGRGGFAGRGGRGRGRGVGQQGVTREQLDNQLDAYMSKTKGHLDAELDAYMAQADPDCME is encoded by the exons ATGATCCTGTGTGGCTTCATCCATTCTGTGAGAACTTTACTTGCTGTGGAACCCGGCTTCCTCTTCTGTGTATCCCCTGTCCCCCTCTTttacttcctccctcttcttccctctcgaCTCCCAAGCTTCACTAACATGCTGAAGAACAATCAGCCCACCGCGGTAAGCATGCGGGCCACCATGCAACAGCAGCATCTGGCCAGTGCTCGCAACCGCCGGTTGGCCCAGCAGATGGAGAACCGGCCCTCGGTGCAGGCGGCGCTGAGTCACAAGCAG AGCCTGAAGCAGCGCCTGGGGAAGAGCAACATCCAGGCCAGGCTGGGCCGGCCTGTCGGGGCTCTGATGCGTGGAGGAGCTGTTCTAGGTCGGGGGGGAATGCGAGGAATGAGCCGGGGCAGCCTCCGAGGACGAGCCCGGGGAGGAGTGATGAGGGGAGCCCTGTCCCTGAGAG CGAAGCGAGTGTCCTCTACGGGCGGGCCCATGCGAGGTCGCGCCTCTGCTGGCCGCCTGGCCATGCGTAGAGGAGGCCGCCAGCGCGGAGCACCTCCTGGCAGAGGAGGAGCTCTGACCAGAGGAGTCGTACGAGGAGGAGTAGCCAGAG GCCGCGGTGGACTGCGTGGGCGCGGCGGTTTTGCCGGGCGCGGCGGCCGCGGACGAGGCCGAGGTGTTGGCCAACAAGGCGTGACCCGAGAACAACTGGACAACCAGCTGGACGCCTACATGTCGAAGACCAAAGGTCACCTGGACGCCGAGCTGGACGCGTACATGGCCCAGGCCGACCCGGACTGCATGGAGTGA
- the txnipa gene encoding thioredoxin interacting protein a, giving the protein MVAMAKRVKSFQVIFSDPSKTFYCGGEKVSGRVEVEVNEVTRVSALRVLGLGCAKVEYAKGKQRCRQEAEYLRYEDVLLLDDHPTDSDGSVVLRPGNKYQYLFGFELPQQGQLVSSYKGKFGYVQYCVKARMERPQQPTLECKKSFEVEEPLDVNTPDLLSPTGGVKEKKVTCMFIPDGQVSLNAKIDRRGFCEGEDICINAKFENTCSRIVVPKAAIIAKHTYQANGRTKVFRQKLSSVRGNHIISGMCDAWQGKTIRVPKIKPSMLGCNIIRVEYALMIYIHIPGSEKLILELPLVIGTSGLGSRSNSVSSQDSLSSYASQSWVSLRMPPELPSYCDIARDCRLDQPLTPLLDDVDGDDSPIFMNTPAFQFPPLPAYAEAEEEFNGNARMLPVC; this is encoded by the exons ATGGTGGCCATGGCGAAGAGAGTGAAGAGCTTCCAGGTGATCTTTTCCGACCCGAGCAAGACGTTCTACTGCGGCGGGGAGAAGGTGTCCGGGCGCGTGGAGGTGGAAGTGAACGAGGTGACGCGCGTGTCCGCGCTCCGGGTTCTGGGTCTGGGCTGCGCCAAGGTGGAGTACGCGAAGGGCAAGCAGCGGTGCCGCCAGGAGGCCGAGTATCTCCGGTACGAAGACGTGCTGCTCCTGGACGACCACCCCACAG ACTCTGATGGATCAGTCGTCTTGAGGCCCGGCAACAAATATCAGTACCTGTTTGGATTTGAGCTCCCGCAGCAAGG GCAGCTTGTGTCGTCATACAAGGGGAAGTTTGGCTATGTCCAGTACTGCGTGAAGGCCCGGATGGAGAGGCCACAGCAGCCCACTCTGGAGTGTAAGAAGTCCTTTGAGGTGGAAGAGCCCCTGGACGTCAACACCCCCGACCTGCTG tCTCCCACAGGCGgcgtgaaggagaagaaagtCACGTGCATGTTCATCCCCGATGGCCAGGTGTCGCTGAATGCAAAGATCGACCGCCGCGGCTTCTGCGAAGGCGAAGACATCTGCATCAACGCCAAGTTCGAGAACACGTGCTCCCGCATCGTGGTGCCCAAGGCCGCCATCATCGCCAAGCACACCTACCAGGCCAACGGCCGCACCAAGGTGTTCCGCCAGAAGCTGTCCTCGGTGCGGGGCAACCACATCATCTCCGGCATGTGCGATGCCTGGCAGGGGAAGACCATCCGGGTGCCCAAGATCAAACCGTCGATGCTGGGCTGCAACATCATCCGGGTGGAATACGCTCTCATG ATTTACATCCACATCCCTGGAAGTGAGAAGCTGATCCTGGAGCTGCCGCTGGTCATCGGTACTTCCGGTCTGGGCAGCCGCAGCAACAGCGTGAGCAGCCAGGACAGTTTGTCCAGCTATGCGTCCCAGAGCTGGGTGTCCCTCCGGATGCCCCCGGAGCTGCCCAGCTACTGCGACATCGCCCGCGACTGCCGCCTGGACCAGCCGCTCACGCCGCTCCTGGACGACGTCGACGGAGACGACAGCCCCATCTTCATGAACACGCCGGCCTTCCAGTTCCCGCCCCTCCCGGCGTACGCAGAG GCGGAGGAGGAGTTCAACGGCAACGCTCGCATGCTGCCGGTCTGCTGA
- the chtopa gene encoding chromatin target of PRMT1a isoform X2: MSAPSSQKVVLKSTTKVSLNERFTNMLKNNQPTAVSMRATMQQQHLASARNRRLAQQMENRPSVQAALSHKQSLKQRLGKSNIQARLGRPVGALMRGGAVLGRGGMRGMSRGSLRGRARGGVMRGALSLRAKRVSSTGGPMRGRASAGRLAMRRGGRQRGAPPGRGGALTRGVVRGGVARGRGGLRGRGGFAGRGGRGRGRGVGQQGVTREQLDNQLDAYMSKTKGHLDAELDAYMAQADPDCME; this comes from the exons ATGAGCGCACCCTCCTCCCAAAAAGTTGTGCTGAAAAGTACCACCAAAGTGTCCCTGAACGAGCG CTTCACTAACATGCTGAAGAACAATCAGCCCACCGCGGTAAGCATGCGGGCCACCATGCAACAGCAGCATCTGGCCAGTGCTCGCAACCGCCGGTTGGCCCAGCAGATGGAGAACCGGCCCTCGGTGCAGGCGGCGCTGAGTCACAAGCAG AGCCTGAAGCAGCGCCTGGGGAAGAGCAACATCCAGGCCAGGCTGGGCCGGCCTGTCGGGGCTCTGATGCGTGGAGGAGCTGTTCTAGGTCGGGGGGGAATGCGAGGAATGAGCCGGGGCAGCCTCCGAGGACGAGCCCGGGGAGGAGTGATGAGGGGAGCCCTGTCCCTGAGAG CGAAGCGAGTGTCCTCTACGGGCGGGCCCATGCGAGGTCGCGCCTCTGCTGGCCGCCTGGCCATGCGTAGAGGAGGCCGCCAGCGCGGAGCACCTCCTGGCAGAGGAGGAGCTCTGACCAGAGGAGTCGTACGAGGAGGAGTAGCCAGAG GCCGCGGTGGACTGCGTGGGCGCGGCGGTTTTGCCGGGCGCGGCGGCCGCGGACGAGGCCGAGGTGTTGGCCAACAAGGCGTGACCCGAGAACAACTGGACAACCAGCTGGACGCCTACATGTCGAAGACCAAAGGTCACCTGGACGCCGAGCTGGACGCGTACATGGCCCAGGCCGACCCGGACTGCATGGAGTGA